In Ensifer canadensis, a genomic segment contains:
- a CDS encoding Arc family DNA-binding protein, which yields MSRVTYPSEQLDKFLVRMPNGLRDSLKQTAKQNRRSMNAEIVFQLERAIENEKAEARS from the coding sequence ATGAGTCGGGTCACGTATCCGAGCGAGCAGCTGGACAAGTTTTTAGTTCGCATGCCGAACGGCTTGCGCGACAGCCTCAAGCAAACAGCCAAGCAAAATCGCCGGTCCATGAATGCTGAGATCGTATTTCAGTTGGAAAGGGCCATCGAAAACGAAAAAGCCGAAGCGCGGTCGTAG
- the istB gene encoding IS21-like element helper ATPase IstB: MLINPTIDMLRELGLYGMAAAFQELDAQSEARGLEHAEWLAMLLEREATMRRQKRFEARARAAKLRHDAQIENADFRAARGLDRNLFMALAGCDWIRKHHSLLITGPAGVGKSWLACALGHKACREDFSVAYHRVPRLFATLALARGDGRYGRILKSLAKTDLLILDDWGPEKLNDDQRRDLLEIIEDRYERRSTIVTSQVPLDHWYEIIANPTLADAILDRLVHNAYRIDLTGDSMRKQRPLVAAETPQT, from the coding sequence TTGCTGATCAACCCCACCATCGACATGCTGCGCGAACTCGGCCTTTACGGCATGGCAGCCGCTTTCCAGGAGCTCGATGCACAATCAGAAGCACGTGGCCTCGAGCATGCAGAATGGCTTGCCATGTTGCTCGAACGCGAGGCCACCATGCGTCGACAGAAGCGCTTCGAAGCCCGCGCCAGGGCTGCCAAGCTTCGCCACGACGCGCAGATCGAGAATGCCGACTTTCGTGCTGCACGCGGCCTCGATCGCAATCTGTTCATGGCGCTTGCCGGCTGCGACTGGATCCGCAAGCACCACAGTCTTCTCATCACCGGGCCAGCCGGTGTTGGCAAAAGTTGGCTGGCCTGCGCACTCGGCCACAAAGCATGCCGCGAGGATTTCTCCGTCGCCTATCACCGCGTCCCGCGGCTGTTTGCAACTCTTGCCCTTGCAAGGGGCGACGGGCGATACGGCAGGATCCTCAAATCCCTCGCCAAGACCGACCTGCTTATTCTTGATGATTGGGGACCGGAAAAACTCAACGATGATCAGCGGCGTGACCTCCTCGAGATCATCGAAGACCGCTACGAGCGTCGCTCGACAATCGTCACCAGTCAGGTGCCTCTGGATCACTGGTACGAGATCATTGCAAACCCAACGCTCGCCGATGCCATTCTGGATCGCCTCGTTCACAACGCATACCGCATCGATCTGACCGGCGACAGCATGCGAAAACAGCGTCCGCTGGTCGCCGCTGAAACACCTCAAACTTGA
- a CDS encoding Arc family DNA-binding protein, whose translation MDKLLLRFPEGMREQIKASADLMGRSMNAEVIQRLKRSFMDEDDDRLRIDLPGDVWSSLLADAHVHNMEMDERAVQILSGTFDPNSDYKLALDKLLASVGEASDLSERVEDLKERQHLDFLLYYGKVLQISQFLQLLFEATQANLPAAVQDAAKDLQALNHAELSALRDRYEHAQFAVRHRDNARRNESDVGDDDEVSFGDTLPMKNIIETNKP comes from the coding sequence GTGGATAAGCTGCTTCTGCGGTTCCCTGAGGGAATGCGCGAGCAAATCAAAGCGTCCGCTGATCTCATGGGGCGTTCGATGAACGCGGAGGTTATCCAACGGCTAAAGCGGTCCTTCATGGACGAGGACGATGATCGCCTAAGAATTGATTTGCCCGGTGACGTTTGGAGCTCGCTCCTTGCTGACGCTCACGTACACAACATGGAGATGGATGAACGGGCGGTTCAGATCCTGAGCGGAACCTTTGATCCCAACTCTGACTACAAACTTGCGCTCGACAAGCTACTGGCGTCTGTAGGCGAAGCGAGCGATCTATCAGAGCGCGTCGAGGATCTGAAAGAGCGTCAGCATCTCGATTTCCTGCTTTACTATGGCAAGGTGCTTCAGATCAGCCAGTTCCTTCAGCTACTGTTCGAAGCGACTCAAGCGAACCTTCCTGCTGCGGTTCAGGATGCTGCGAAAGATCTGCAGGCGTTAAACCACGCTGAGCTGTCGGCTCTTAGAGACCGGTATGAGCACGCGCAGTTTGCAGTGCGCCACAGAGACAACGCGCGCCGCAACGAATCCGATGTAGGCGACGACGACGAAGTTAGCTTCGGAGACACCCTGCCGATGAAGAACATCATCGAAACAAACAAACCTTGA
- the infA gene encoding translation initiation factor IF-1, protein MAKEEVLEFPGVVTELLPNATFRVKLENEHEIIAHTAGRMRKNRIRVLAGDKVLVEMTPYDLTKGRITYRFK, encoded by the coding sequence ATGGCGAAAGAAGAAGTCCTCGAATTCCCGGGCGTGGTCACGGAATTGCTTCCCAATGCGACCTTCCGCGTGAAGCTCGAAAATGAACATGAAATTATTGCCCACACCGCAGGCCGCATGCGCAAGAACCGTATCCGCGTTCTGGCCGGCGACAAGGTGCTCGTCGAAATGACGCCCTATGACCTGACCAAGGGTCGCATCACCTACCGCTTCAAGTAA
- a CDS encoding low molecular weight phosphatase family protein, translated as MTATATPQPTRPRSVLFMCGMNAIRSPMAEALAKAALPAGTYVTSAGVRHGERDPFVDVVLDEIGLSIGRHQPRTLDELEDDYFDLIVTLAPEAHHMALELTRSMAVDVVYWPTPDPTVATGTREQIVDAYRAVRDHLATLINRRLVVAPAGEKA; from the coding sequence ATGACGGCAACCGCGACGCCTCAACCGACAAGGCCCCGTTCCGTTCTCTTCATGTGCGGCATGAACGCAATCCGCTCGCCGATGGCCGAGGCACTCGCCAAGGCCGCCCTGCCGGCGGGAACCTATGTCACCTCCGCCGGCGTGCGCCACGGTGAGCGCGATCCCTTCGTCGATGTCGTGCTCGACGAGATCGGCCTGTCGATCGGGCGGCATCAGCCGCGCACCCTGGACGAGCTCGAGGACGACTATTTCGACCTCATCGTCACGCTGGCGCCCGAGGCCCATCACATGGCGCTGGAATTGACTCGCTCCATGGCCGTCGACGTGGTCTATTGGCCGACACCTGACCCGACGGTTGCCACCGGCACGCGCGAACAGATTGTCGATGCCTATCGCGCCGTTCGCGATCACCTTGCCACTCTGATTAATCGCCGTCTGGTAGTAGCGCCCGCGGGCGAAAAAGCTTAA
- a CDS encoding Fic family protein, producing MSEEDRRHSVASEAYLIKDEQLRAEAEARNGLIQFDHACSMILDAIEKGEKWKLRPSAILTLHRAALDGISGYAGNFRPSDVAIQGSEHKPVQAFQVPGLIEEMCDYVNDNWHEKTAVHLASYIMWRLNWIHPFSDGNGRTSRMVSYLVLCVKLGFLLPGHNTIPDQIVDNRKPYFDALEAADKEMEAGSINLSKMEDLIEHMLAVQLAVVMENATGKAFLQHE from the coding sequence ATGAGCGAAGAAGATCGCCGCCACAGCGTGGCCAGCGAAGCTTATCTTATTAAAGACGAGCAATTGAGAGCTGAAGCCGAGGCCAGGAATGGCCTCATTCAGTTCGACCATGCTTGCAGCATGATCCTCGATGCGATCGAAAAAGGCGAAAAGTGGAAACTGCGGCCTTCAGCGATCCTTACGCTCCACAGGGCGGCGCTCGATGGCATTAGCGGCTATGCAGGGAACTTTCGACCGTCCGATGTCGCCATTCAGGGAAGCGAGCACAAGCCCGTTCAAGCTTTCCAGGTCCCCGGCCTAATCGAGGAAATGTGCGATTACGTCAATGACAACTGGCATGAGAAAACAGCTGTCCATTTGGCGTCGTACATCATGTGGCGGCTCAATTGGATTCACCCCTTCAGCGATGGCAATGGCCGGACATCTCGAATGGTGTCTTACCTGGTTTTGTGCGTAAAGCTGGGGTTTCTCCTGCCTGGTCACAACACGATACCTGATCAGATCGTCGATAACAGAAAGCCTTACTTTGACGCTCTGGAGGCGGCCGATAAGGAGATGGAGGCAGGCTCAATTAATCTTTCAAAGATGGAAGACCTTATTGAGCATATGCTTGCAGTCCAACTTGCTGTCGTCATGGAAAACGCGACCGGGAAGGCGTTTCTTCAACACGAGTAA
- a CDS encoding Maf-like protein has product MTTAQKLILASGSPRRVELLAQAGIEPARLMPMDLDETPKRSEHPRSLARRLSAEKAKAALAAIKGEAGWDGSYILAADTVVCVGRRILPKPELVSEASSALHLLSGRSHRVYTGVCLITPDKTLRQKVVDTKVRFKRLSGFDIESYLASGQWRGKAGAYGIQGIAGSFVVKLVGSYSNVVGLPLYETVGLLVGEGYDVHNRWLEG; this is encoded by the coding sequence ATGACAACGGCTCAAAAACTGATACTGGCGTCCGGTTCGCCGCGTCGCGTCGAGCTTTTGGCCCAGGCAGGTATCGAGCCTGCGCGCCTGATGCCGATGGATCTCGACGAAACGCCGAAGCGCTCCGAGCATCCGCGCTCGCTGGCGCGTCGTCTCTCGGCTGAAAAGGCCAAGGCGGCGCTGGCTGCAATCAAGGGTGAAGCCGGTTGGGATGGCAGCTATATTCTGGCGGCCGACACCGTCGTCTGCGTCGGTCGGCGCATCCTGCCGAAGCCGGAACTCGTCAGCGAAGCCTCGAGCGCCCTGCATCTTTTGTCGGGCCGCAGCCACCGCGTCTATACCGGTGTTTGCCTGATCACACCCGACAAGACGTTGCGCCAGAAGGTGGTCGACACCAAGGTCCGCTTCAAGCGCCTTTCCGGTTTTGACATCGAGAGCTATCTTGCCTCCGGCCAATGGCGCGGCAAGGCAGGCGCCTATGGCATCCAGGGCATTGCCGGCAGCTTTGTGGTCAAGCTCGTCGGCTCCTACAGCAACGTCGTCGGCCTGCCGCTCTACGAGACGGTCGGCCTGCTGGTCGGTGAAGGCTACGACGTTCACAATCGCTGGCTGGAAGGCTGA
- the yacG gene encoding DNA gyrase inhibitor YacG, whose protein sequence is MTDEDKKSGSNVAPLRAPRPCPECGRPSHREHYPFCSDRCRNVDLNRWLSGSYAIPVADDEAKADDDDR, encoded by the coding sequence GTGACTGACGAAGACAAGAAAAGCGGCTCGAACGTAGCACCTCTGCGCGCCCCGCGTCCTTGCCCCGAATGCGGCCGCCCATCGCACCGCGAGCACTATCCCTTCTGCTCGGACCGCTGCCGCAATGTCGACCTCAACCGCTGGCTCTCGGGCTCCTACGCCATTCCCGTCGCAGACGACGAGGCGAAAGCGGACGACGACGATCGCTGA
- a CDS encoding tyrosine-type recombinase/integrase: MTEREKRQNKYKGWQIFRDKKPPFEWRAYHRMSREKIDCTKFEPYTLAFDVEVHRINELHKVKEAKPGTLGMLIKKYRASPKFQKRAARTQSDYQKVFDWLKPIEDTPLERFSRSFVAKIRDKAELQHGFRFANYVRSVLSIIFNWGLEYDYVKENPVEAVSLAERPKNLRDANRPWTDAERETVLGALPVQMALPIGLMMFYGLDPQDALALPKTAAASAGIDTRRQKTGQPVYLPIFEPVANALAKAPKHDAITLCANSRGQPWTYNGFSTNWDKLKKKLEKEGLVQPGLTLKGLRHTVGTILAEMGKDNGTIALVLGHATEAMAKHYSRRADRTRQTTAAVADFEAELNKRKTKVVKPTA, encoded by the coding sequence ATGACGGAGCGCGAGAAACGTCAGAACAAATACAAGGGCTGGCAGATCTTCCGAGACAAGAAGCCGCCATTCGAATGGCGCGCCTATCATCGGATGAGTCGCGAGAAGATCGACTGCACGAAGTTCGAACCCTACACGCTGGCGTTCGATGTCGAAGTGCACCGCATCAACGAGCTGCATAAGGTCAAGGAAGCAAAGCCGGGAACCCTCGGCATGCTTATCAAGAAGTACCGAGCCAGCCCCAAGTTTCAGAAGCGCGCCGCGAGGACGCAGAGCGACTACCAGAAGGTCTTCGACTGGCTGAAGCCGATTGAGGACACACCACTGGAGCGGTTCTCGCGGAGCTTTGTCGCCAAGATCCGAGACAAGGCGGAACTCCAGCACGGCTTCCGGTTCGCGAACTATGTCCGTTCCGTCCTGTCGATCATCTTCAACTGGGGTTTGGAGTACGACTACGTGAAGGAAAACCCGGTGGAGGCCGTAAGTCTCGCGGAGCGACCGAAGAATCTCCGCGATGCCAATAGGCCTTGGACGGACGCCGAGCGGGAAACCGTACTCGGCGCTCTGCCCGTTCAGATGGCCCTCCCGATCGGTCTCATGATGTTTTACGGCCTAGATCCTCAGGACGCGCTGGCGCTGCCCAAGACGGCTGCAGCGTCGGCCGGCATCGACACGCGAAGACAGAAGACGGGTCAGCCGGTCTACCTCCCTATCTTCGAGCCCGTAGCGAACGCCCTGGCGAAAGCGCCGAAGCATGATGCGATTACCCTCTGCGCCAACAGCCGAGGCCAGCCATGGACCTATAACGGCTTCAGCACGAACTGGGACAAACTGAAGAAGAAGCTGGAGAAGGAAGGGCTGGTGCAGCCGGGGCTCACACTCAAGGGGCTTCGTCATACGGTCGGGACAATCCTTGCGGAGATGGGCAAGGATAACGGCACCATTGCGCTCGTGCTCGGGCATGCAACCGAAGCCATGGCAAAGCACTATTCGCGGCGCGCGGATCGCACGCGGCAGACCACTGCCGCCGTTGCGGATTTCGAGGCCGAACTGAACAAACGGAAAACCAAAGTTGTCAAACCCACGGCGTGA
- the istA gene encoding IS21 family transposase, which produces MRQLRQMLRLAGSGTSSREIAVVLGIARSTVQDNLRRAAAVGLTWPLPGELTDDALANKLFTRNGVKQGARRRVEPNWADLAVELKKPGVTLLILWEEYRGSHPEGYGYSRFCELFRGFEQRLSPTMRQEHAAGDKVFVDYSGKKIPIVDRKTGEIREAEIFVAVLGASSFTYADATWTQTLPDWIGSHVRMFRFFGGVPRLIVPDNLKSGVSRASFYDPEINRSYGMMASHYAVGVLPARPRRPKDKSKVENGVRFAQSCILGRLRNQTFFSLAEANVAIGQALDRINGHVMRRLGVSRRQLFESVERAALASLPSEDYEFAEWRLVRVSTDYHVEFKTFFYSVPHSLIRQQVDLRATARTIEIFHRGKRIAVHQRRYGGPRHGTDPDHMPSSHRRYAEWTPDRFRRWAASIGPQTEGLVIAILSSRPHPEQGFRTCLGVLRLFRDIERNRAEAVSARAVEIGGLNCKSIASLIANHKAARHSTEPTAIIDHANLRGPDYFH; this is translated from the coding sequence ATGAGACAGTTACGACAAATGCTGCGGCTTGCCGGAAGCGGGACGAGCTCCCGCGAGATTGCCGTCGTGTTGGGAATAGCGCGCAGTACGGTGCAGGATAATCTGCGGCGCGCAGCAGCGGTTGGATTGACCTGGCCCTTGCCGGGCGAACTGACCGACGATGCGCTTGCGAACAAGCTCTTCACTCGCAACGGCGTCAAACAGGGCGCGAGGAGACGCGTCGAGCCGAACTGGGCCGATCTTGCTGTCGAGCTCAAGAAGCCTGGTGTCACCTTGCTCATCCTGTGGGAGGAGTATCGTGGCTCGCATCCCGAAGGATATGGCTACAGTCGCTTCTGCGAACTCTTTCGCGGTTTCGAGCAGCGGCTTTCGCCGACGATGCGCCAGGAGCATGCGGCCGGCGACAAGGTGTTCGTCGACTATTCCGGCAAGAAGATCCCGATTGTCGATCGCAAGACCGGCGAGATCCGCGAGGCAGAGATCTTCGTGGCGGTGCTCGGCGCATCCAGCTTCACCTATGCGGACGCGACCTGGACGCAAACGCTCCCCGACTGGATCGGCTCGCATGTCCGGATGTTTCGTTTCTTTGGAGGCGTTCCCCGGCTGATCGTTCCCGACAATCTGAAGTCAGGCGTCAGTCGTGCCAGCTTTTACGATCCCGAGATCAACCGCAGCTACGGCATGATGGCATCGCACTACGCCGTCGGTGTTCTTCCGGCACGGCCGCGACGGCCGAAGGACAAATCGAAAGTCGAGAATGGCGTCCGGTTTGCCCAGTCCTGCATTCTGGGGCGATTGCGCAATCAGACCTTTTTCTCGCTTGCTGAGGCCAATGTTGCCATTGGCCAGGCACTCGATCGCATCAACGGCCACGTCATGCGCCGGTTGGGCGTCAGTCGCCGGCAACTGTTTGAGAGCGTTGAGCGTGCCGCACTCGCAAGTCTTCCGAGCGAAGACTACGAATTCGCCGAATGGCGTTTGGTCCGCGTCTCGACGGATTACCACGTCGAGTTCAAGACTTTCTTTTATTCCGTGCCGCACAGCCTCATTCGCCAGCAGGTCGATCTGAGGGCAACGGCACGCACCATCGAGATCTTCCACCGCGGCAAGCGCATTGCCGTGCATCAGCGCCGCTATGGTGGTCCTCGCCATGGAACTGATCCGGATCATATGCCCAGTTCCCACCGGCGCTATGCCGAGTGGACACCGGATCGCTTTCGGCGCTGGGCCGCATCCATCGGCCCTCAGACCGAAGGGTTGGTCATCGCAATTCTTTCCAGCCGTCCTCATCCCGAACAGGGCTTTCGAACATGCCTGGGTGTCCTGCGGCTGTTTCGCGACATCGAACGCAATCGGGCTGAGGCCGTTTCAGCCCGCGCCGTCGAGATCGGTGGACTGAACTGCAAGAGCATTGCCTCGCTCATCGCCAACCACAAGGCCGCGCGCCATTCCACCGAACCGACCGCCATTATCGATCACGCCAACCTGCGTGGCCCTGATTATTTTCATTGA
- a CDS encoding UPF0262 family protein → MKADRNQRLCDVVLDETIGRSTPDVEHERAVAIFDLLEENLFEPVGHPGGPYKLNLSLMDAKLVFAISTEKGSDVATHILSLTPFRRIVKDYFMICESYYEAIRSATPSQIEAIDMGRRGIHNEGSQTLMDRLSGKIRLDFDTARRLFTLVCVLYWRG, encoded by the coding sequence ATGAAGGCAGACCGCAACCAGCGCCTCTGCGACGTCGTATTGGACGAGACGATCGGCCGTTCGACGCCCGACGTGGAGCATGAGCGCGCGGTTGCGATCTTCGACCTTCTCGAAGAAAACCTGTTCGAACCGGTCGGCCACCCGGGCGGCCCCTACAAGCTCAACCTTTCTCTCATGGACGCCAAGCTGGTCTTTGCGATCTCCACCGAGAAAGGATCTGACGTCGCCACCCATATTCTCTCGCTGACGCCGTTTCGCCGGATCGTGAAGGACTACTTCATGATCTGCGAGAGCTATTACGAAGCGATCCGCTCGGCGACGCCGAGTCAGATCGAAGCGATCGACATGGGTCGCCGCGGCATCCACAACGAGGGCTCGCAGACGCTGATGGACCGCCTGTCGGGCAAGATCCGGCTAGATTTCGACACCGCCCGCCGCCTGTTCACGCTCGTCTGCGTGCTCTACTGGCGCGGATGA
- a CDS encoding DUF6950 family protein, with product MPTADRMSLDLKFHHFIEESMKTPLVWGVSDCSSWPAAWVEKITGTSIMLPVWGSETEAFTLIAAAGSLEALWHQALAVSGLRQTGAPELGDVGIIETRVCGQVGGIFLPAGLFAWRAEIGVRMLVPRQVVAAWSFR from the coding sequence TTGCCCACTGCTGACCGCATGTCGCTTGACCTGAAGTTTCACCACTTCATTGAGGAGTCGATGAAGACGCCACTGGTGTGGGGTGTTTCAGACTGTTCATCTTGGCCGGCTGCCTGGGTTGAAAAGATCACGGGCACGTCGATCATGCTTCCGGTTTGGGGAAGCGAGACCGAGGCATTTACATTGATAGCGGCGGCCGGTTCCCTTGAGGCGCTTTGGCATCAGGCATTGGCCGTATCGGGGCTAAGGCAAACCGGTGCCCCCGAGCTTGGCGACGTCGGCATAATTGAAACCAGAGTGTGCGGACAAGTCGGAGGCATATTTCTACCAGCCGGCCTGTTTGCATGGAGAGCAGAAATTGGCGTCCGCATGCTAGTGCCACGACAGGTCGTGGCGGCGTGGTCGTTTAGGTGA
- a CDS encoding helix-turn-helix transcriptional regulator encodes MPKTTDGYSYPPRGMRREEAARYVGVSVTKFDQMVSDRRMPRPKRIDGCVVWDRIMLDAFFSDLNDDNRNRIDELLSGAAGDWDVEV; translated from the coding sequence ATGCCAAAAACAACCGATGGCTATAGCTATCCGCCACGCGGCATGCGCCGAGAAGAAGCAGCCAGATACGTGGGCGTGAGTGTGACGAAGTTCGATCAGATGGTTTCCGACCGCAGGATGCCCAGGCCGAAACGCATCGACGGATGCGTCGTCTGGGATCGCATCATGCTCGACGCGTTTTTCTCTGATCTAAACGACGACAACCGCAACCGGATCGACGAACTGCTATCCGGCGCAGCGGGCGATTGGGACGTAGAGGTTTGA